In Thermoanaerobaculia bacterium, the genomic stretch ACAATCCCCACTGGGTGTATTTCCGCTCGGCCGACGGCCTCATCCGTCTCGCCACGGGCGAGAGCGCGCCGATCCCGCGCCGACAGGCGCTCCCGCCGGCGTATTGCCGGGACGGTTCCGTCTACGTCTCGCGCGCCGCGATGGTGCTCGAGCGCGGAACGCTCTACGGGGACCGGGTCGCCGGTTTCGTTTCCGAGGAGGAGGACGTCGTGAACCTCGACGAGATGGACGACTGGCGCCGCGCCGAAACGCTCGCCGCCGCGCGCGGCGGGAGTCCGCGATGAGCGCGTCGACGATCGCCCCGGTCGTCCCCGAGCTCGAAGCCCCGGCGGCGGCGGATTCGCCGATCGCGATCCGGGTCGAGAACCTGTCGAAGAGCTACCGCATCGGGGAGATCCGGCCGCGATACAAGACGATCCGGGACTCCCTCTCCGCGCTCGTCTCCGCTCCGGTCCGCCGCTTCACGCGCCGGCGCCGCGCGGGGGACACGACGATGTGGGCTCTCCGCGATGTCTCGTTCGACGTCCGCCGGGGGGACGTCATCGGAGTCATCGGCCGGAACGGAGCGGGGAAGAGCACGCTGCTCAAGGTCCTCTCGCGCATCACCCAGCCGACGCTCGGCGTCGCGGAGATCCACGGCCGGGTCGGCAGCCTCCTCGAAGTGGGAACGGGATTCCACCCCGAGCTGACGGGGCGCGAGAACGTTTTCCTGAACGGCGCGATCCTCGGAATGCGGCGCTCCGAGATCCAGGCGAAGTTCGACGAGATCGTCGCGTTCGCCGAGGTCGCGAAGTTCATCGACACGGCGGTCAAGCATTACTCGACCGGGATGTATCTCCGGCTGGCCTTCGCCGTCGCGGCCCACCTCGAGCCCGACATCCTTCTCGTGGACGAGGTGCTCGCCGTCGGCGACGTGCTCTTCCAGAAGAAGTGCCTCGGGAAGATGGAGGACGTCGCGCGCACCGGACGGACGGTGCTCTTCGTCAGCCACAACATGGGGGCGGTCCGGTCGCTCTGCACGAAAGGTCTCTTCCTCGAGAACGGCCGCGTGCTCCAGTCGGGCGACGTCGGAAAGTGCATCGAGACCTATTTCACCCAGATCGGAGCGTTCCAGGCGGCGAAGGAGGGCGAGGGCGA encodes the following:
- a CDS encoding ABC transporter ATP-binding protein is translated as MSASTIAPVVPELEAPAAADSPIAIRVENLSKSYRIGEIRPRYKTIRDSLSALVSAPVRRFTRRRRAGDTTMWALRDVSFDVRRGDVIGVIGRNGAGKSTLLKVLSRITQPTLGVAEIHGRVGSLLEVGTGFHPELTGRENVFLNGAILGMRRSEIQAKFDEIVAFAEVAKFIDTAVKHYSTGMYLRLAFAVAAHLEPDILLVDEVLAVGDVLFQKKCLGKMEDVARTGRTVLFVSHNMGAVRSLCTKGLFLENGRVLQSGDVGKCIETYFTQIGAFQAAKEGEGDAASASGFGNVRVTGPAGENAIDQSEPFDARTRLAIRQEVSGFSLFCIVEDMQNRMVFHLREESTELGLEAVSRGDYAIQVRIPPLWLNTGLYSLYFKVLFWGNFGKARHVSDKVPLDVTGRHSRVDAILHPAGQWTVRRSEG